The window TCACCTCTGTTCAGGCCGTTTATGTGCCTGCGGACGACTTGACAGACCCGGCCCCTGCAACCACATTTGCGCACTTGGACGCCACCGTTGTATTGTCCCGTTCCATCGCCGAGCTTGGTATTTACCCAGCCATCGACCCACTGGACAGTACTTCACGGATTCTGGACCCCAACGTTGTGGGTAAAGAACACTATGAGTGCGCCCGTAACGTACAGGCCGTACTGCAGCGCTACAAAGAACTGCAGGACATCATCGCCATTCTAGGTATGGACGAATTGTCCGAGGATGATAAATTAACCGTTGCCCGGGCCCGTAAGCTGCAACGTTTCCTATCTCAGCCATTCCATGTGGCCGAGCAATTTACCGGTTATGCTGGTAAATACGTGACACTGAAGGAAACCATCCGCGGCTTTAACGAAATTCTCGATGGTAAGCACGACGACCTACCTGAAGGTGCTTTCTTATACGTAGGTACCATTGACGAAGCCGTTGAAAAAGGCAAGAAGATGTTAGAAGAGGGTGCTTAATATGGCGAAGACTCAACGCCTTGATATTGTCACCCCTGAAAAAGTGGTGTTCAGCGAGGAAGTTGAATTCGTCGTAGCACCTGGAGTGGAAGGCGAGTTGGGCTTCCTGCCCGAGCACGCTCCCCTAGTCAGCGCGTTAAAAACTGGCGTGCTGCGGGTGCAGCAGGGTGGTAAAGAATTTAAAGTTGCCATCAGTGGCGGCTTTGTAGAGGTAAAAAACAGCCGCGTAGTGGTTTTGGCTGACACGGCCGAAAGTGAAGACGAAATTGACGTCGAACGGGCTCAAGAGGCTAAAAAACGCGCAGAACAACGCCTTGCCAGCAAAACCGCCGACATAGACGTTGCCCGTGCCGAAGCGGCACTGCAACGCTCACTGGCAAGACTAAAGGCGGCCGGCAAAGCATCATAACGCAAAAAAGTCAGGTTTTAAACCCTGACTTTTTTGTGCGTTTATATTCCATTGTTAATTCAATGAAAAGTTAATTTCAAAGGCACAACTGTCTTCGCCATTATAGGGTATGGCAATAATGGGCGATTTAACGCTAACATTCATTTGACCATCGCCGTATAATATTGTCGGCGGCGTTATATTGGCCTTTTTGGCAGTTAATTCGTTGAGCTTAATCAACGCATTGCCCGAAACCATGTTAGATATTTCCCCCAGGGCAGACAATGCTAAATCGTCAATGTCTGCAATCTCCATGCCACACATTTCGCTGGTTAATCGCAAGGCAAAGTCCTTGGTAAAGGAAAAAACCACCTGGCCCTCCACTTCGCCGTTAAAACCAACAATACATACAATGGATTCACCGGTAAACTGACTATCTTTCATTAAGGGTTTTTGCCGGGTTAATTTAATATTGCCTGCCATCTGTTTAAAAATTTCTTCGGTACCCATAATAAAAGAATTTATGTAGTTAACATCCATCTTACGCTATCACACCTCCTAATCTTCTGCATTCCACAAAGACATTCATAATTACATGCAAACGCATTATGTAGGGGTTCGATTCATCAATCCCACTCAAATGTAACCTCCGTTAAAGGGAAAAATGCCTGTATAACCCACAAACAACTAAAAACACAAAAAGCAACCCACAAAAAGGTTGCTAAGATAAACAATACTATCACTAAGCAACCTGGCAACCATAGAAAAACCGTAGGCCCATGGCTTTGCGTCCCTGCCTTTCAACAGGTTTGCCCAATATGTATCACCATATTTTTCTACAATATTTTCTAAAGTCCTTCATTATTATCAAATTTCT is drawn from Peptococcaceae bacterium 1198_IL3148 and contains these coding sequences:
- a CDS encoding F0F1 ATP synthase subunit epsilon, encoding MAKTQRLDIVTPEKVVFSEEVEFVVAPGVEGELGFLPEHAPLVSALKTGVLRVQQGGKEFKVAISGGFVEVKNSRVVVLADTAESEDEIDVERAQEAKKRAEQRLASKTADIDVARAEAALQRSLARLKAAGKAS
- a CDS encoding chemotaxis protein CheX translates to MDVNYINSFIMGTEEIFKQMAGNIKLTRQKPLMKDSQFTGESIVCIVGFNGEVEGQVVFSFTKDFALRLTSEMCGMEIADIDDLALSALGEISNMVSGNALIKLNELTAKKANITPPTILYGDGQMNVSVKSPIIAIPYNGEDSCAFEINFSLN